The Shewanella sp. NFH-SH190041 genome has a window encoding:
- a CDS encoding LysR family transcriptional regulator — MKLDIETFRILQVLVECGSFAKAAERLHKAQSAVSYQVRKLEQHLGVTLFDRQQYRAELTPQGRVILAEGQKLLGQLSHIEQLAHSYREGWEPKLSLVIDGALPMEPILTALKRMAEHKVPTKIQLTVEFLGGVQHRFERDNAHLMLVKDYQHQLDYQVTPLPDICSVLLVSGVHQLAAMTHISLMQLQQFVELTIEDSSPQPTALDDMQFGGDKVFYLAGFMMKKHALLKGLGFGWMPTFLVNTELDNGTLVPVDYVGGHRHSFTPKLVATAGRPLGRAGQLFTQLIIEEFSRPQTDASAMG; from the coding sequence ATGAAGTTGGATATCGAAACCTTTCGTATTTTACAGGTGCTGGTGGAATGCGGCAGTTTTGCCAAGGCGGCGGAGCGGTTGCATAAAGCGCAGTCAGCAGTCAGTTATCAGGTGAGAAAGCTGGAGCAACATCTTGGGGTAACACTGTTTGACCGACAACAGTATCGAGCTGAGTTAACGCCCCAGGGGCGGGTTATCTTAGCCGAAGGGCAGAAATTGCTGGGGCAGTTAAGTCATATTGAGCAGCTGGCTCACAGTTACCGGGAGGGATGGGAGCCGAAATTATCACTGGTGATTGATGGTGCACTTCCGATGGAGCCTATTTTGACAGCACTGAAACGTATGGCTGAGCACAAGGTGCCGACCAAAATTCAGTTGACAGTCGAGTTTCTCGGTGGGGTACAGCATCGATTTGAGCGTGACAATGCCCATCTGATGCTGGTGAAAGATTATCAACATCAGCTGGATTATCAAGTCACCCCATTGCCGGATATCTGTAGTGTACTTTTGGTATCAGGCGTACATCAACTAGCCGCTATGACGCATATTTCCTTGATGCAACTGCAGCAGTTTGTGGAGTTGACCATTGAAGATTCTTCCCCTCAACCCACCGCACTGGATGATATGCAATTTGGCGGGGATAAAGTGTTTTATCTTGCTGGTTTTATGATGAAAAAACATGCGTTACTAAAGGGGCTAGGCTTTGGCTGGATGCCCACTTTTTTAGTCAACACAGAATTGGATAACGGCACCTTGGTGCCAGTGGATTATGTTGGTGGACATCGTCACAGCTTCACCCCTAAATTGGTGGCTACCGCTGGACGTCCGCTGGGGCGGGCAGGACAATTATTTACCCAATTGATTATTGAAGAATTCAGTCGCCCGCAAACTGATGCCAGTGCGATGGGATAG
- a CDS encoding cytochrome-c peroxidase, producing MKSTLLSPILLTLSLAYIPTIFAAEPISIIPPAKITEPDKVELGKMLYFDPRLSKSGFISCNSCHNLSLGGVDAIPTSIGDQWQQGPINAPTVLNANYMLAQFWDGRAKDLQEQAGGPIANPKEMGYSHELAVETIASMPAYRAKFNAVYGNNKITIDRLTDAIAAFEKTLVTPNSPFDHYLQGNQQAISPEAKAGYALFKNSGCIACHQGPAVGGTMYMKMGLFKPFHTNNPAQGRKDVTGNNADKFVFKVPTLRNIELTYPYFHDGSVWTLEQAVNTMADIQLNRHFTTKQTQELVAFLRSLTGEQPNITLPVLPPSNHATPKPQPFGQ from the coding sequence ATGAAATCAACCCTACTTAGTCCGATTCTACTGACCTTATCTTTAGCTTATATTCCAACAATTTTCGCTGCTGAACCCATTAGTATTATCCCACCAGCCAAAATCACGGAGCCAGACAAAGTCGAGTTGGGGAAAATGCTTTATTTTGATCCCCGGCTATCAAAATCAGGCTTTATCTCCTGTAACTCTTGCCACAACCTCTCGTTAGGCGGGGTTGATGCCATCCCAACTTCGATTGGCGACCAGTGGCAACAGGGGCCAATCAATGCACCCACTGTGCTCAACGCAAATTATATGCTGGCGCAATTCTGGGATGGACGGGCAAAAGATCTGCAGGAACAGGCGGGCGGTCCCATCGCTAACCCAAAAGAAATGGGCTATAGCCATGAGTTAGCGGTAGAAACCATTGCTTCTATGCCCGCTTACCGGGCAAAGTTCAATGCTGTGTATGGTAATAACAAAATTACGATCGATCGACTCACCGATGCCATTGCCGCCTTTGAAAAAACACTGGTTACGCCCAATAGCCCGTTTGACCACTATCTACAGGGTAACCAGCAAGCTATCAGCCCCGAGGCAAAAGCGGGATATGCCCTGTTCAAAAATAGTGGCTGTATTGCTTGTCACCAAGGACCGGCTGTAGGCGGAACCATGTATATGAAAATGGGGCTGTTTAAACCTTTCCATACCAATAACCCAGCTCAAGGGCGCAAAGACGTCACAGGCAACAATGCCGATAAGTTTGTCTTTAAAGTGCCGACACTACGAAATATTGAACTGACTTATCCCTATTTTCATGACGGCAGTGTCTGGACCTTGGAGCAAGCCGTTAACACCATGGCCGATATCCAATTAAACCGCCATTTCACCACTAAGCAAACCCAGGAGTTAGTTGCCTTCCTGCGCAGTCTCACAGGTGAGCAGCCCAACATTACCCTACCTGTTTTGCCGCCATCGAACCACGCTACCCCAAAACCACAGCCATTTGGGCAATAG
- a CDS encoding homogentisate 1,2-dioxygenase: protein MPFYLQQGQIPPKRHIAFEKPDGTLYREELFSTHGFSNIYSNKYHHNMPTKTLENVALNMSHGQPWQDGLIQNYKLDSTLCDRSGNFYSARNKLFYNADIAMYTASVNEDCDHFYRNAYADEVIFVHQGKGRLLSEYGELTVKQWDYLVIPRGTTYQLKFDSYDDVRLFVIEACSMVEIPKHFRNDYGQLLESAPYCERDIRTPTLTQATVCEGSFSLISKFADRYQQTQLQWHPFDLVGWDGYVYPWAINIQDYAPKVGQIHLPPSEHQLLSGHNFVICNFVPRLYDFHPKSIPAPYFHNNIDSDEVLYYVDGDFMSRKGIKAGYLTLHPKGVPHGPQPGKTEASIGQTQTAEYAVMVDTFAPLSLTEHVRHAMSPDYIRSWLE from the coding sequence ATGCCATTTTATCTGCAACAGGGTCAAATACCCCCCAAGCGTCATATTGCTTTTGAAAAGCCCGACGGCACGCTTTACCGCGAAGAGCTATTTTCCACCCATGGGTTTTCCAATATTTACTCCAATAAATATCATCACAATATGCCGACTAAAACGTTGGAAAATGTCGCGCTAAATATGTCTCATGGACAACCTTGGCAAGATGGCTTAATCCAAAACTACAAGCTGGATTCAACCCTGTGCGATCGCAGTGGCAACTTTTATAGTGCGCGCAACAAGCTGTTTTATAACGCAGATATTGCAATGTATACCGCAAGCGTCAATGAGGATTGTGATCACTTTTACCGTAATGCTTATGCCGATGAAGTCATTTTTGTTCATCAGGGTAAGGGGCGATTATTGTCAGAGTATGGCGAGCTAACAGTCAAACAATGGGATTATCTGGTGATCCCACGAGGCACCACATATCAACTGAAATTCGACAGTTATGATGATGTTCGATTATTTGTCATTGAAGCCTGCTCTATGGTGGAAATCCCTAAACATTTTCGTAATGATTATGGCCAACTACTGGAGTCGGCTCCCTACTGCGAACGGGATATCCGCACCCCAACGCTCACTCAAGCAACTGTCTGCGAGGGGAGTTTTTCCTTAATCAGCAAATTTGCTGACCGCTACCAACAAACCCAACTGCAATGGCACCCTTTTGATCTGGTTGGCTGGGATGGCTATGTATATCCTTGGGCGATCAATATCCAAGATTACGCCCCAAAAGTGGGACAAATTCATTTGCCACCGTCAGAGCACCAACTGTTAAGTGGGCATAATTTTGTTATCTGCAATTTCGTACCACGCCTGTATGATTTTCATCCTAAATCTATTCCTGCGCCCTATTTTCACAACAATATCGACAGTGACGAAGTCTTGTATTACGTCGATGGCGATTTTATGAGTCGCAAAGGCATTAAAGCCGGTTATCTCACCCTACATCCCAAAGGAGTGCCACACGGCCCACAACCGGGCAAAACAGAAGCCTCTATCGGGCAGACACAAACCGCTGAGTATGCCGTGATGGTTGATACCTTCGCGCCGTTGTCACTGACAGAGCATGTGCGCCATGCCATGAGCCCGGACTATATCCGCTCCTGGCTGGAATAA
- a CDS encoding LysE family translocator, which translates to MPDSALLAAFIPTFFFVAITPGMCMTLAMTLGMSIGVRRTLWMMLGELVGVAVVAVSAVIGVAALMLKYPGIFELMKWLGGAYLIYIGVNMWRTQGKIASLDNVPTQISRLSLISQGFFTAIANPKGWAFMISLLPPFISIDRALAPQLSALVAIILLTEFGSMLVYASGGKSLRLFLSQGDNIRWLNRIAGSLMILVGLWLALD; encoded by the coding sequence ATGCCAGATTCTGCCCTTCTTGCTGCATTTATTCCTACCTTCTTTTTTGTCGCTATTACACCAGGAATGTGTATGACCCTAGCCATGACCCTCGGTATGAGTATTGGTGTGCGGCGCACCTTATGGATGATGTTAGGAGAATTAGTCGGAGTCGCTGTTGTTGCCGTCTCCGCAGTTATCGGTGTCGCAGCGCTTATGCTGAAATACCCGGGCATATTTGAGTTGATGAAATGGTTGGGCGGTGCTTACCTTATCTATATCGGCGTCAATATGTGGCGCACCCAAGGAAAAATAGCATCACTGGACAATGTACCGACCCAAATTAGCCGGCTATCATTAATTTCCCAAGGTTTTTTCACTGCCATTGCCAACCCCAAAGGCTGGGCATTTATGATTTCGCTGCTACCACCTTTTATCAGCATAGACCGCGCACTGGCACCACAACTATCAGCCCTTGTAGCGATTATCCTGCTAACTGAATTTGGCTCTATGCTAGTCTACGCCTCCGGCGGAAAAAGCCTGCGACTATTCTTATCCCAAGGAGATAATATCCGTTGGCTCAACCGTATTGCAGGCAGCTTAATGATTCTAGTAGGCCTTTGGTTAGCACTTGATTGA
- the hppD gene encoding 4-hydroxyphenylpyruvate dioxygenase, with protein sequence MANEQNPLGLLGIEFTEFASPDTDFMHQTFIDFGFSMREKVIGKAIYHYQQNDIHFLLNRQRQGFSAEFSRRHGPAICSMGWRVEDAHAAYRTALARGAKAADNCDRDLPYPAIYGIGDSLIYFIDRFGADNNIYHTDFEELAAPVLTQEKGFMAVDHLTNNVHKGTMEHWAKFYQDIFGFTEVRYFDISGVQTALLSYALRSPCGTFCIPINEGKGDDKNQIDEYLKEYNGPGVQHLAFRSRDIVASLDAMVDTGIRTLDIIPEYYDTIFNKVPQVTEDRDRIKQHQILVDGDESGYLLQIFTQNLFGPIFIEIIQRKNNLGFGEGNFQALFESIERDQMRRGVL encoded by the coding sequence ATGGCAAACGAACAAAACCCATTAGGTCTGCTTGGCATTGAATTTACTGAATTTGCCTCACCAGATACTGACTTTATGCACCAAACCTTTATTGACTTCGGTTTCTCCATGCGGGAAAAAGTCATCGGTAAAGCAATTTATCACTATCAGCAAAATGATATTCATTTTTTATTAAACCGGCAGCGTCAGGGGTTTTCTGCTGAATTTTCCCGCCGCCATGGGCCAGCTATCTGTTCTATGGGGTGGCGGGTTGAAGATGCCCATGCCGCTTACCGCACCGCGCTGGCCAGGGGTGCCAAAGCGGCCGATAATTGCGACCGAGATCTTCCCTACCCCGCAATTTATGGGATTGGTGATAGCCTAATTTATTTTATTGACCGGTTCGGTGCCGACAATAATATTTACCATACCGATTTTGAAGAATTGGCAGCCCCGGTGCTCACTCAGGAAAAAGGATTTATGGCAGTGGATCACCTGACCAATAATGTGCATAAAGGCACCATGGAACACTGGGCCAAGTTTTATCAGGATATTTTCGGTTTCACCGAAGTGCGTTATTTTGATATCAGCGGAGTACAGACGGCTCTACTCTCATACGCACTGCGCTCTCCCTGCGGAACCTTTTGTATTCCCATCAACGAGGGCAAGGGTGATGACAAAAACCAGATTGATGAATACCTCAAAGAATACAATGGCCCTGGAGTACAACATCTGGCATTTCGCAGCCGGGATATTGTCGCATCCCTCGATGCCATGGTCGATACAGGGATCCGTACGCTAGATATTATTCCTGAATACTATGACACCATCTTCAATAAAGTTCCCCAGGTCACGGAAGACAGAGACCGTATTAAACAACATCAAATTTTGGTCGATGGTGATGAATCCGGTTATCTGCTGCAGATTTTTACGCAAAATCTGTTTGGTCCTATTTTTATTGAAATTATTCAACGGAAAAATAACCTCGGCTTTGGTGAAGGTAACTTTCAGGCCCTGTTTGAATCTATTGAACGGGATCAAATGCGCCGTGGAGTACTCTAA